The following proteins come from a genomic window of Trifolium pratense cultivar HEN17-A07 linkage group LG4, ARS_RC_1.1, whole genome shotgun sequence:
- the LOC123922341 gene encoding uncharacterized protein LOC123922341: protein MIRFSVVFLLCVVSSYAIKVVDVDTICKNVNDNPPFCLNLLKSKNGTDLVTLAQYTITVARIDLTTTVNVINKLISQSGSDLKAKDHYEYCLSLFGTGGGGALSLLGDGEQHLKNGDYDSFNVQVNSIIADYSECIKGRTPGVPPYDDKSVLPKYAEVVHDVVDILSAIALFLVD, encoded by the coding sequence ATGATTCGTTTCTCGGTGGTTTTTCTTTTATGTGTTGTGTCCTCCTATGCTATAAAAGTTGTGGACGTTGACACCATTTGTAAGAATGTCAATGATAACCCTCCATTTTGTTTGAATCTTCTCAAATCAAAGAATGGTACAGATCTTGTTACCCTTGCTCAATACACAATTACCGTGGCACGTATTGACTTGACAACCACAGTCAATGTAATCAACAAACTAATTTCTCAAAGTGGCAGTGATCTCAAAGCAAAAGACCATTACGAGTATTGTTTGAGTTTATTTGGAACGGGAGGTGGTGGTGCTCTTAGTTTGCTCGGAGATGGCGAACAACATTTGAAGAATGGAGACTACGATTCGTTTAATGTGCAAGTAAATAGTATCATAGCTGATTATTCAGAATGTATTAAGGGAAGGACACCGGGTGTCCCACCTTACGATGATAAATCTGTACTTCCAAAATATGCTGAAGTTGTTCATGATGTTGTTGATATTTTGTCTGCTATAGCACTTTTTTTGGTAGATTAG
- the LOC123922342 gene encoding uncharacterized protein LOC123922342 gives MLRFSGLIVVFLFCVVPSYAVKVVDADAICKNVTTNPSFCLTLLKSKHGADLVTLAQYTIDVARINVTNTVNLIKKLISQSGNDREAKNYYENCLSSFGSNGGALSTLVRGEQYLKNGDYVGFGVKVSGLFAEYLSCVETDSPTDPPYPDKSLLPKYAGVFHDVVEIMNVISLYLTE, from the coding sequence atGCTTCGTTTCTCCGGTCTTATAGTggtctttcttttttgtgttgtGCCCTCATATGCTGTGAAAGTTGTGGACGCTGATGCCATTTGTAAGAATGTCACCACCAATCCTTCATTTTGTTTAACTCTTCTCAAATCAAAGCATGGTGCAGATCTCGTTACCCTTGCTCAATACACTATTGATGTGGCACGTATTAACGTGACCAACACCGTCAATCTAATCAAAAAACTAATTTCTCAAAGTGGTAATGACCGCGAGGCCAAAAATTATTATGAGAATTGTTTGAGTTCATTTGGGTCAAATGGCGGGGCTCTTAGTACGCTTGTGAGAGGTGAACAATATTTGAAGAATGGTGACTACGTTGGGTTTGGAGTGAAAGTCAGTGGTCTCTTTGCTGAGTATCTATCCTGTGTTGAAACAGATTCACCAACTGACCCTCCTTATCCTGATAAATCTTTGCTCCCAAAATATGCCGGAGTTTTTCATGATGTTGTTGAAATTATGAATGTCATATCACTTTATTTAACAGAATAG